The following are encoded together in the Bradyrhizobium algeriense genome:
- a CDS encoding YafY family protein, translating into MRASRLLSILTTLQARGQVTAPELAEACEVSARTIYRDIDALAAAGIPVYAERGAEGGYRLLDGYRVRLNGLSQPEAEALFMTGLPGPAAALGLDAAMLTAQTKLMAALPANLRPDAGRMQERFHLDAPSWFGETEQPKHLRAIASALLRENLIEIRYQSWRAEKRRRVAPLGLVLKGGSWYLAGHVDGSVRTYRVARVLDCNVLDERCVRPAGFDLAAYWQAATIRLEAEMHPNYATVRLSPFGIKLLNALSQPYVRTRTRIEEAADASGWRIAVVPIGKTVWHAAAELLRLGAEAEVLAPAELRDRMAELTQAMAARYRAAQDGYQDDKDFRGSRATKHS; encoded by the coding sequence ATGCGCGCAAGCCGGCTGCTTTCGATCCTCACCACCCTGCAGGCGCGGGGACAGGTCACCGCGCCCGAACTCGCGGAGGCCTGCGAGGTTTCGGCGCGCACCATCTATCGCGACATCGATGCGCTCGCCGCGGCCGGCATTCCCGTCTATGCCGAGCGCGGCGCGGAAGGCGGCTACCGCCTGCTCGATGGTTATCGCGTGCGGCTGAACGGACTGTCACAACCGGAGGCCGAGGCGCTGTTCATGACGGGACTGCCGGGTCCCGCGGCCGCGCTTGGCCTCGATGCTGCGATGCTGACGGCGCAGACCAAGCTGATGGCGGCACTGCCGGCCAACCTGCGTCCGGACGCCGGCCGGATGCAGGAACGCTTTCATCTCGATGCCCCAAGCTGGTTCGGCGAAACCGAGCAGCCGAAGCATCTGCGCGCCATTGCGAGCGCGCTGCTGCGCGAAAACCTGATCGAAATCCGCTACCAGAGCTGGCGGGCCGAGAAGCGCCGTCGCGTCGCGCCGCTCGGCCTCGTGCTGAAAGGCGGCAGCTGGTATCTCGCAGGGCACGTCGATGGCAGCGTGCGCACCTATCGCGTGGCACGCGTTCTCGACTGCAACGTTCTGGACGAGCGCTGCGTCCGGCCCGCCGGTTTCGATCTCGCCGCCTATTGGCAAGCCGCAACGATCCGGCTCGAAGCCGAGATGCATCCGAACTACGCCACCGTGCGGCTGTCGCCGTTCGGCATAAAACTGCTCAACGCCTTGAGCCAGCCTTACGTGAGGACGCGCACCCGTATCGAGGAGGCCGCAGATGCCTCCGGCTGGCGGATCGCTGTCGTGCCGATCGGAAAAACGGTGTGGCATGCAGCCGCCGAGCTGCTGCGTCTCGGCGCGGAGGCGGAGGTGCTGGCACCGGCCGAGCTGCGCGACAGGATGGCCGAACTCACCCAGGCCATGGCCGCACGCTACCGGGCGGCGCAGGATGGTTACCAGGATGACAAGGATTTCCGCGGATCTCGCGCCACGAAACACTCCTGA
- a CDS encoding enoyl-CoA hydratase/isomerase family protein, whose translation MREAADTASAPILEVTGARATIRLNRPKHLNRLQSEDLGDLVKLFDRIEADPAIRVLVLTGTGRAFSAGYDLNSVADRATSANAQPSAGSAFEAVVDRLEDLGVPTICRLNGGVYGGATDLALACDFRIGVDTAEMFMPAARLGLHYYKSGIARYVSRLGVDNAKMLFLTAQKISAPEMLRIGYLTAMVPEEALDEEVDRLANILAGNAPLAMRGMKRAINEFARGKLDEEAADLRHRESMRSAEIKEGIKAFAEKRPPKF comes from the coding sequence ATGCGTGAAGCAGCCGACACAGCAAGCGCGCCGATACTTGAAGTCACAGGCGCGCGCGCCACCATCCGCCTCAACCGGCCGAAACATCTGAACCGGCTGCAGAGCGAGGATCTCGGCGACCTCGTAAAGCTGTTCGACCGGATCGAAGCCGATCCCGCGATCCGCGTGCTGGTGTTGACCGGCACCGGCCGCGCTTTCAGCGCCGGCTACGATCTCAATTCAGTGGCCGACCGCGCAACAAGCGCGAACGCGCAGCCGAGCGCGGGATCGGCATTCGAAGCGGTGGTCGACCGCCTGGAGGACCTTGGCGTGCCGACGATCTGCCGGCTCAATGGCGGCGTCTATGGCGGCGCGACCGACCTGGCACTGGCCTGCGATTTCCGCATCGGCGTCGATACGGCTGAAATGTTCATGCCGGCGGCGCGGCTCGGCCTGCACTATTACAAGAGCGGCATCGCCCGCTATGTGTCGCGGCTCGGCGTCGACAACGCCAAAATGCTGTTTCTCACCGCGCAGAAAATCTCAGCACCCGAAATGCTGCGGATCGGCTACCTCACCGCCATGGTGCCGGAGGAAGCGCTCGACGAGGAAGTCGACCGGCTCGCCAACATTCTGGCCGGCAACGCGCCGCTCGCAATGCGCGGCATGAAGCGCGCCATCAATGAATTCGCCCGCGGTAAACTCGACGAGGAAGCCGCCGACCTCCGTCATCGCGAGAGCATGCGCAGCGCCGAGATCAAGGAAGGCATCAAGGCCTTTGCCGAGAAGCGCCCGCCGAAATTCTGA
- a CDS encoding cyclic nucleotide-binding domain-containing protein, with product MDTSHLAQHAGTAGALFATIFVVATTTMKTMIPLRVFGILANVILILTAIPARNYLVIVVQLAMLFVNSYRLHQMLQLVRDVKKSVNSDLSMEWLKPFMTERQCAAGEILFYKDEKAEDMLYIVSGKFKLVESGIVLPVGAIVGEMGMLSPSNTRTQTLECVEAGLVLSVSYTKVEELYVQNPAFGFYFLRLISARLFQNLETLQQQLNQQTASAAAPKPA from the coding sequence ATGGATACGTCTCATCTGGCACAACACGCAGGAACCGCCGGCGCGCTGTTTGCGACAATTTTCGTGGTCGCCACCACCACGATGAAGACCATGATCCCGTTGCGGGTGTTCGGCATTCTCGCCAACGTGATCCTGATCCTGACCGCGATCCCGGCCCGCAACTACCTGGTGATCGTGGTGCAGCTCGCCATGCTGTTCGTCAACTCCTATCGCCTGCACCAGATGCTGCAACTGGTGCGCGACGTGAAGAAGTCCGTCAACAGCGACCTCTCGATGGAATGGCTGAAGCCGTTCATGACCGAGCGCCAATGTGCAGCCGGCGAGATCCTGTTCTACAAGGACGAAAAGGCCGAGGACATGCTCTATATCGTCAGCGGCAAGTTCAAGCTGGTCGAGTCGGGCATCGTGCTGCCGGTCGGCGCCATCGTCGGCGAAATGGGCATGCTGTCGCCGTCGAACACGCGAACCCAGACGCTGGAATGCGTGGAAGCCGGCCTCGTCCTGAGCGTCAGCTACACCAAGGTCGAGGAGCTCTACGTGCAGAACCCGGCTTTCGGCTTCTATTTCCTTCGCCTGATCAGCGCGCGGCTGTTTCAGAACCTCGAGACGCTGCAGCAGCAGTTGAACCAGCAAACGGCTTCCGCCGCCGCGCCGAAGCCTGCATAG
- a CDS encoding glutathione S-transferase family protein produces the protein MTSNDRIALYYSPQTRATGTRVLLEELGAPYDLHVLNMKAGEQRQPAYLAINLLGKVPVIRHGEALVTEQVAIYIYLADLFPGAGLTPALDDPCRGPYLRWIAYYGSSFEPALIDKFMKREPAPVSHSPYSDYDSMLGALEAQLSRGPYLLGERMTAADILWGVAFSWTMMFGFVPRKDIFAAYAERITSRPAFQRITASDAEMAAQHAAACGG, from the coding sequence ATGACCAGCAATGACCGCATCGCGCTTTATTATTCGCCGCAGACCCGCGCGACGGGCACGCGGGTGCTGCTGGAGGAACTGGGAGCCCCCTACGATCTCCATGTCCTGAACATGAAGGCGGGCGAGCAGCGCCAGCCGGCCTATCTCGCCATCAACCTGCTGGGCAAGGTGCCGGTCATTCGCCACGGCGAGGCGCTGGTGACCGAGCAGGTGGCGATCTACATCTACCTCGCCGACCTGTTTCCGGGAGCCGGGCTGACGCCGGCGCTCGACGATCCCTGCCGCGGTCCGTATCTGCGCTGGATCGCCTATTACGGTTCGTCCTTCGAGCCTGCCTTGATCGATAAATTCATGAAGCGCGAACCGGCCCCTGTGTCGCATTCGCCATATTCCGACTACGACTCCATGCTCGGCGCATTGGAGGCGCAGCTTTCCAGGGGACCCTATCTGCTCGGAGAACGCATGACGGCGGCCGACATTCTCTGGGGTGTGGCGTTCAGTTGGACGATGATGTTTGGCTTCGTGCCGCGAAAGGACATATTTGCGGCCTATGCCGAGCGCATCACGTCGCGGCCCGCCTTCCAGCGGATCACCGCGTCCGATGCCGAAATGGCGGCGCAGCACGCGGCAGCTTGCGGCGGGTGA
- a CDS encoding cyclic nucleotide-gated ion channel produces the protein MSKRLVLSALARFTAKTAGRNMTKAAYAAVAAGVAAMVVLTVAPAYEAAHHWVDAVLWTCLVYFVFEWLVRLRHMAGQGRLSLYALSSSGVVDAIGALAVPAALLAGIEPRTAWLLSILWVLKVVPGIPGLRQLRRVLVLESGPLLSVLVIFLMVVFLASVAEYFLERDVQPATFGSVPAALWWAVVTLTTTGYGDVVPITPLGRMVAALVMISGLGVFGLWTGILATGFAAETRRDNFLKTWETVSKVPFFATLGPAAIADVTHMLRTMDLPARTMIIRKGQQGDCMYFIANGEAEVELPGKKVALGEGAFFGEMALLGNNVRGANVTTTKVTRLLVLDLVDFRLLMARHPDLAETIDAEAQRRAQENK, from the coding sequence ATGTCCAAGCGGCTCGTTCTCTCGGCACTGGCTCGGTTCACCGCCAAGACGGCCGGCCGCAACATGACCAAGGCGGCCTATGCCGCGGTGGCGGCCGGCGTCGCGGCGATGGTGGTGCTCACCGTGGCCCCCGCCTACGAGGCGGCGCACCATTGGGTCGACGCGGTGCTGTGGACGTGCCTCGTCTATTTCGTGTTCGAATGGCTGGTTCGGCTGCGCCACATGGCGGGGCAAGGGCGGCTATCGCTCTACGCGCTCTCCAGCAGCGGGGTCGTCGACGCGATCGGCGCCCTGGCCGTGCCGGCAGCGCTCCTCGCGGGCATCGAGCCCAGGACGGCGTGGCTGCTCAGCATCCTCTGGGTGCTCAAGGTCGTTCCGGGCATTCCGGGGCTGCGGCAGTTGCGGCGCGTGCTGGTGCTGGAATCAGGGCCGCTGCTCAGCGTGCTCGTGATCTTCCTGATGGTGGTGTTTCTGGCGTCGGTCGCGGAATATTTCCTGGAGCGCGACGTACAGCCGGCGACCTTCGGCAGCGTGCCGGCGGCGCTGTGGTGGGCGGTGGTGACGCTGACCACGACCGGCTATGGCGACGTGGTGCCGATCACCCCGCTCGGCCGCATGGTCGCGGCGCTGGTGATGATCTCCGGCCTCGGCGTGTTCGGGCTCTGGACCGGTATTCTGGCGACCGGCTTTGCCGCCGAGACCCGCCGCGACAATTTCCTGAAGACGTGGGAGACCGTCAGCAAGGTGCCGTTCTTCGCTACCCTCGGCCCGGCCGCGATCGCCGACGTCACGCACATGCTGCGAACCATGGACCTGCCGGCGCGCACCATGATTATCCGCAAGGGCCAGCAGGGCGACTGCATGTATTTCATCGCCAATGGCGAGGCCGAGGTCGAATTGCCCGGCAAGAAAGTGGCGCTCGGCGAGGGCGCGTTCTTCGGCGAGATGGCGCTGCTCGGCAACAATGTGCGCGGCGCCAATGTCACGACCACCAAGGTGACGCGGCTGCTGGTGCTCGATCTCGTGGATTTTCGCCTGCTGATGGCGCGGCATCCTGATCTGGCCGAAACCATCGATGCCGAGGCCCAACGGCGCGCGCAAGAAAACAAATGA
- a CDS encoding DUF6157 family protein produces the protein MTKTVHTTNCFDTFIQVAEDCPARTGEEPPARAGNPTVAGLQYRMIAEAPYKYTSDDVIFATSAHGRQLDAKATKKARSLARDEFFSKGQACLRASGLGKRFGWGVHADAEGRVAIYAVDSKRYQALARDPDIKQVRAMRTKRA, from the coding sequence ATGACAAAGACAGTTCACACGACCAACTGTTTCGACACCTTCATCCAGGTCGCGGAGGATTGCCCCGCGCGTACCGGTGAGGAGCCGCCGGCCCGCGCGGGGAATCCGACGGTCGCAGGCCTGCAATACAGGATGATTGCGGAAGCGCCCTACAAGTACACCTCCGACGACGTCATATTCGCGACCTCCGCCCACGGCCGGCAGCTCGATGCGAAGGCGACGAAGAAGGCGCGAAGCCTTGCCCGCGACGAATTCTTCTCCAAGGGGCAGGCGTGTCTGCGCGCGTCAGGGCTTGGCAAGCGCTTCGGCTGGGGCGTGCATGCCGATGCCGAGGGGCGCGTCGCGATCTACGCGGTCGACAGCAAGCGCTACCAGGCGCTTGCGCGCGATCCCGATATAAAGCAGGTCCGGGCGATGCGGACGAAGCGGGCCTGA